GCTGCACCTAGTGAAGTCGACTCCCCCCCTCGAATAAAAGAAACTACTTCtctttgaaatttaatatctCAAGTTATAGTAAGGCTAAAATAGCAATCTTGGTGTCGTTAGAAAGAAGAAGCGATACTACATTtacgtatcaaaaaatatattaaataatcaaNNNNNNNNNNNNNNNNNNNNNNNNNNNNNNNNNNNNNNNNNNNNNNNNNNCTCCAGTTCCATTCTGTTGACATATAGTGTGCTTATCCTTAAAAACACTATGCGCGTCTTAAATGCCGCTGTATGGTTTTACTATTTCACGTAAGCTTTGGGTTTGCTGCCAAATTTACCATCTAAAACTGTCAATTTGAAGCAATCAACGATTGCGagccacagaaataaaaaagagtagaacgcgccaaagttagtatagaccggaacgcgcaactgcccgaaaccgtgatatattattttttctattcacgtgaccgccaactccgtccccatttcgcttggtctccattgaaaaagataggcgcacagtgaTTTTAGGAGATTTTAGccgtttatttaaaaactacactaacttcagcttctatttaccttaccaaacattttttggaaaaaatatataaatttagccgcattaaataactaaaatgtcgcaaatcaatcgcttctaattctattttttgacttttttgacacagaaaacaaataacacatgatttttacgtttttttaaaaactgtcaaTTTGAAGCAATTAACGATTGCGAGCCCAGTGCATGATGGATAGAATTTACGATTTCTATGTTACGAAAacttaatgcaaaaaaatatacaatagtttaataatacaacattaaactatgaacttctttattaaactataacTTAATAACTATACAacagtttttacaaaattgcTTCGTATTTAGTGTTTCCGTAACTATGATTTGCGATTAAATCGTTATCACTGTTTTCGTTTGTTAGCAGTTAAACATAAGCGTAGCATGCTTGCAGCTAGTTCagcaataaaatatgtttttgataCTGCTGAAACGTACTTCCTTCGCGCTCGAGAAATATTCACTAAAGCATTGCTGACAAGAAGTGAAGAGAAACCCCTACACCAATCACAGGAACTAAACCTTTTGTATGATGAAGCTCTACCTGAAACAAAACGCTACGCATGTGAGACCAAGACCAGTACTATTTGTTCTCATTCAGTTTGTACACCTTGTCGCCTCTGTTTCAAATGTACCCAAAGAGTGTCTGAATGCGCGAAACACACAGTAGCATGTGTAATCTATTTACTTTGCTACCCATTTATTCCTTGCGTGGTTGCCATACTACCAAGCTGTTGTCAAATACCTGGGTATGCAAATGTGAATCCGCTGTATTCTTGCTGGGGAGCCAATTGCTGCACGTGTCCAAATTGCTCCAATGATACGGACCACAGGATTTGCAGCTACTGTAGAACTCAGAATTGCTActtgttatttatttcaatcttGCTTGTGATACTGTGTGTGGGCATCTGGACTGGCCTACAAGACTCTGAGGTTATAGTTAATCTTCTGTTCTACTTTGAAAGTGTCAACAAAGCTCAATCTCTATTGTTATTCGTACTTCTTTTCACCCTAGTATCTTTCCCTATGATGTGGGGTTATCTACCTCTAAACCTCACAGTTGGTTACATCTATGGGTTTTTAATCGGCATCCCAGTTGTAGTGTTTTCCGTCAGTGTTGGAGTGACTGTCGCCCATATCGTATGCAAAAAGTACATGTccacctgtgttttaaacctgTTGAGAAAACGCTCTAATTTTGATCAAATTGAAGCCACCCTGCAAGTGATCGCTGGACCATCTGGGCTCAAAGTTATCGCACTAACCAGGCTAACACCAATTCCTTTCGGATTtcaaaatggtttattttccGTAAGTAAACAAGTTTGCTTTCCTGCTTTGTGTTATAGCTCATATTattgtggttttaaaatatacttatCGGGCTAATTtcttatatttgtaatttgaaATCTAGGTATCCAATATTGACATGAAAAGATATCTTATTGCTTCAAACCTTGGTCTTCTACCTACtcaagttttaaactgttatatTGGATCTACTTTCCGGTCAATTGAACAGTTGGTTGAGCAAGAAAATACATCTGGTTACCTTATTTTTCTTATACAGGTAAGAACTGATTACTAGTGTCATTTTAATTGGTTTTTGTCTGCTATGTTTGCCACATCCGCTAGGATAcagtggacatagcggacactAAATAAACGGACCTGATTACTACGGTTATGGGTGAAATGTGGCATAAAATCCCTGTGCCCAACTCTTAAACCATAGTAATCATATCACAATCATTGTTTTGCAAATGTATCTACATAGCAgagtttcattttataaattaaggTTAAATTCAGCACTCATTTTCAAcagattcattttttaatattgttttgtataaaaagttatttgaaTGATTTCAGTGTTGTATTGTTTGCAATAtctaatttaaactttaaaatgttaattttgttaagCTGTTACTATAATATCTAATCTGCATTGGGCTATCAGTCCTATGACTCCTATTCTCTTGATTAAAGCTAATaaatttttctgtaaaaaagtttaaaaaaataattacacagTCTGTAAACCCCTTATTACTTGTCTATATCTGTAGTGCAGCAATCTATTATGTTTTTCATTTCAGATTGTCATAGGTGTTTGCTTGATGATGTTTGTTTTGCGTCATGCTCGTAAAGAGTTAGCAGTTGCATTGCAAAGTAATGTTTTAACGGTGAATAGCAGTGTAAGTTGGTAACTATATACTTGGCATTAATACAAACTGCATCGtggtatattttgttatttaaccGATATTTAGACATGGCTCACATATAAAAACAGTGTATGTctatatgaataaatgcatCTTATGCCTActtgcgagttaccatatTTATAACTTTCTGGGTGCCTATTTTTCTCTATATGGttgacatttaaaacaaccCATGTATAAACACTGTGTTAAagcaaataatttaaagtgtcttgccaaaggaaaCACACCAAAAAAGTAGCAGCATTAAGGTGCATTTTACCCTGTAATTACATGCAAAAGAGTCTAACcactattaaaatatatatgtgtatattgtACTGCTTCTCGCTAACATTGTATTTATAACAGTGTCCCGAAACATTGCCACTATCAGAAGAGCTCATTGAAGTAAAATGCAGCCAACCGCAACCTGTTTCACCTATTAGTGTTAATGATGTCACCACTCCATTACTCATAAGCTAATGTTgctttgttatattatattaactttCTATGCTGTCAGCGTTTTTGGTACTAAGTGTACACTTACAGCTATAAGTGCAATTTCCCATACAGGCACAAAATAGGATAAAGTTTCTGAAATAACTAttagttgtaacttgtaagggtTTAGAGTTTCACATCTTGTTTTATGGTGCTTATAGAAGTGAATGGTAATTTTAAACGTGCCTTGTTAGActgtcttttattttattgttgaagCGTTAACAAcaatatagcctatataataCTTTATTGTACTGTGATTCCCGCACTTACCGACCGCTAAAATGTAGCATCGTTAAGACTGGCTGAAATATGGTATTGTTATTTGGTGACACAGATTCCCCTTATTTAATCAAGTGTTTGTTTTCTTGAAACCCATATTCTATAAGACTAAACGCTGCGTTTTTAATGCCGAATTGGCAGGCGTTTCCTTATTTCTTCATAcccattaaataaatataattatacgagttgtttttaagtataaactaaataaatgaatgtatcgTGCTTTATTCCCAACagggatgttctgttttatgtaccttgtgtcagcttacgtgtaactttgtggttgtttttttgtgaataactaacaattttgacaactcaATTAAGCAGCACTTACCTGGAGCTCGTTATGAcagacaatttagacaacccattagtgaccactacgTTGGATCGGCTTAATGAAACGTTCACGTTATTTTGATTGTGTAAGCGCCTTTGTGTAGGACAAAACGGCAGAGACcgtttactttttattgttaaattattaaacgaatacaacttatttatcgtcgCGAGGCGGTGctacgacagtcgttaaaaaacgGGGGTCCTATTTCAACCACCTTGTCACTGGTTACCATGTacatacgtaactttgtgggtgattttttattgTGCAGACCTAACAATTTTGGCAACTCATTAAGCCGAACTGAGCTAGAACTCGTTTAATGTCTTGACCTGGAAAACGAGCGCACAATGATATCCAGCTTATTAGAATCCGGTATCCTCTGGTTAAAGACCGCTTAACCATTGTGCCACAGCATTGGTATTGAGCATTTTGTAAGTTGGCCAGcttattatttactttttatttggaaTCTTAACTATCGAGATTACACATTTACAATTATGCTGCTGGTATAGTCCATGGCATACAGTAATCTGATTGTAGTTGCGCTGTCAATGACAGCATTTGCTACAGATGCCCCTTGTGTGGTTTTGACAGATTAAAGCAAACGTACGTAAAAAATCTGTCGGTTTCAGATGCTATGTCATGTCCCCCGTGTTATAAAAGGAATGACATCTCGAAAACTCTGCCGCCTAAATCGTATCTGGCAGAACGTGTTGCTGCAACTCGCATGCAGGTAAGCGTAGACATTTTAATGAATCGCTTACAAAGAGTAGTGTACATAGTATTCTGAGGTAAGTTAGAATACCGTTAGCAGTATAAGTCCTATATTTTCAAATCATTATAACCAATTAAAATAGCCCTCTTTAAGAGTCgtgtaaaaacacaacaaaatgggacgaaaaaaggAAATGCAAATaggtcccatcttacctcaccctaTAATGATCACCGTTTATATCTAAGGTGCTTTTTATACTAGGAGAAGATGGGGTCAGCTTCATCGATGCAAAAGTCAATCTCATCCGTCGGTAAAAAAGTTACCGCAACTTCCAACAAAGTGCAGGGGCTTGATGTTGTACAAAAGCTCTCTATGCCAAAAGCCAACGAAAAATGGGTACGTTCATTTTTCAATAATCAATGATTGCGAGTTCGTTGAGTGAGACGTGCTtcacaataaaataactttacttATTTCCTAGCATAGCTGGAAAAACGCTTTGAATCAACCAGTCACCGGGAAGAAAAGAAAAGATTGTCAAGGTACAGGCTGACAGCCAAACATAATATAGGCTCCGGGTTTCAATACACGACCAGTAGTGTagtagtactgtggagtaggATGTTaaaccttcagcacataatattcaaatatcctaatcgtgttttaaacaattaacagcggtctatggaagtcgtgaggttcggttttataaatatttgaatgttctttgtttactatacggaatgggacgaaaaatagaatgaaacagtgtcccatcttcctgcACCCTAACTATATCACTTTGTTTAGAGAGCGCGAATACGCGTGAAACATCAGAAGTTTCGAACGAGTACCACAATGGCCACAAACTTAATATCTTCCAAGACGATGAGGTTAGTGATGTTTTTTATCCAAACACCGCATCTCAAACACCACTTATGggacattgcttcaacccagtggctACTAATGGCTCGTTCAGATTACCAGGCATGcagataataaacaaaaaaagctggcctgaggtgtgtgaaacaagaCATTCGTGctatgacgactgtcgtttctaCGCCACccgaggataaaacaagtatcatttatttatcttagCAAATATgtctaaatatattataatccGTGCACAGAAAAATATACGCAAAACTATCGAGCTGTTAAAGTTGTCAACCTTTGATGCTTGGAAATATGAAAACGAAGAACTTATTCATCACATCATAGCAATGTTTAAAGATCTTCATATCTTGGACGAATTGGGTATAACTGTCTTTCGACTACACGCGTGGCTGGTAAGAGAAAGGAGGCTATTTTAAATTGCTGGTAGAATagcaaatgtttttaaacaaaagaaatcATTTTCCAACGTTTTGATTAGCGATGTTCAATCACACTTTCATGTTCAACCTTGCCTTTTTCAAAAGAGATTAATTTCTATCTGCAGGAAGCCGTGGAAAAAAACTACAgacatgttttgtttcacaactTTCGCCATGCGTTTTGCGTCACACAAATGATGTATTTCATGGTGAACGAATTGaatttggtaaaaaagatGACGATCCTACAAATCGGAATTCTCCTTGTGGCTTGTATATGTCACGACCTCGACCACCCCGGTTTGAGCAATCTGtacgttaaaaaataatcacccacaaagtaacttatAGCTGATCGTTAActacatgaggtgtatgaaacagaacatccgcgTTTAACGACTGAcattttccgaccacgcgaggataaagtaaggtaTCGTGGAACAGCAGcgtaaaaatctgtttttatttgCTATGATGTTTTATA
The DNA window shown above is from Ciona intestinalis chromosome 3, KH, whole genome shotgun sequence and carries:
- the LOC100181842 gene encoding transmembrane protein 64 isoform X1, whose translation is MLAASSAIKYVFDTAETYFLRAREIFTKALLTRSEEKPLHQSQELNLLYDEALPETKRYACETKTSTICSHSVCTPCRLCFKCTQRVSECAKHTVACVIYLLCYPFIPCVVAILPSCCQIPGYANVNPLYSCWGANCCTCPNCSNDTDHRICSYCRTQNCYLLFISILLVILCVGIWTGLQDSEVIVNLLFYFESVNKAQSLLLFVLLFTLVSFPMMWGYLPLNLTVGYIYGFLIGIPVVVFSVSVGVTVAHIVCKKYMSTCVLNLLRKRSNFDQIEATLQVIAGPSGLKVIALTRLTPIPFGFQNGLFSVSNIDMKRYLIASNLGLLPTQVLNCYIGSTFRSIEQLVEQENTSGYLIFLIQIVIGVCLMMFVLRHARKELAVALQSNVLTVNSSCPETLPLSEELIEVKCSQPQPVSPISVNDVTTPLLIS
- the LOC100181842 gene encoding transmembrane protein 64 isoform X2 — translated: MLAASSAIKYVFDTAETYFLRAREIFTKALLTRSEEKPLHQSQELNLLYDEALPETKRYACETKTSTICSHSVCTPCRLCFKCTQRVSECAKHTVACVIYLLCYPFIPCVVAILPSCCQIPGYANVNPLYSCWGANCCTCPNCSNDTDHRICSYCRTQNCYLLFISILLVILCVGIWTGLQDSEVIVNLLFYFESVNKAQSLLLFVLLFTLVSFPMMWGYLPLNLTVGYIYGFLIGIPVVVFSVSVGVTVAHIVCKKYMSTCVLNLLRKRSNFDQIEATLQVIAGPSGLKVIALTRLTPIPFGFQNGLFSVSNIDMKRYLIASNLGLLPTQVLNCYIGSTFRSIEQLVEQENTSGYLIFLIQIVIGVCLMMFVLRHARKELAVALQSNVLTCPETLPLSEELIEVKCSQPQPVSPISVNDVTTPLLIS